Proteins encoded together in one Campylobacter concisus window:
- a CDS encoding alpha/beta hydrolase has protein sequence MVRAFKFLLFTLGVTQILHAGPSQTPEPLSQKAASKFEISTFKMSANDEIYKIFTAKLKGQNEFKNVLFLLDANAQFNMLLNEFDATTAPLIIGIGYDTDKSYEIEKRTRDLTPKAEGEEFSKGGGADAFYHFLTRNLVPLIDEKFNVQSSQKSLYGHSFGGLFTLYALLKNDGVFSNFFIASPSLWWGESEILKQNISEGKFKEKIRAKFVFLSVGELEKRKGKTDKAGILKASDLAQILKQSGVNSHFELFKNETHGSVIPLNLKEILKYLKD, from the coding sequence ATGGTAAGAGCCTTTAAATTTTTGCTTTTTACGCTTGGTGTGACGCAAATTTTGCACGCAGGACCTAGCCAAACGCCTGAGCCACTTAGCCAAAAAGCTGCTAGTAAATTTGAAATTTCAACATTTAAAATGAGCGCAAATGATGAAATTTATAAAATTTTCACAGCCAAGCTAAAGGGGCAAAATGAGTTTAAAAACGTGCTTTTCTTGCTTGACGCAAACGCCCAGTTTAACATGCTCTTAAATGAATTTGACGCCACGACTGCCCCGCTAATAATAGGCATAGGATATGACACGGACAAAAGCTACGAGATAGAAAAACGCACAAGAGATCTCACTCCAAAGGCAGAGGGTGAGGAGTTTAGCAAAGGTGGTGGCGCAGATGCGTTTTACCACTTTTTAACTAGAAATTTAGTGCCGCTAATCGATGAGAAATTTAACGTGCAAAGCAGCCAAAAGAGCCTTTATGGACACTCTTTTGGCGGGCTTTTTACGCTCTATGCTTTGCTTAAAAATGATGGCGTATTTTCAAATTTCTTTATCGCTTCGCCATCTCTTTGGTGGGGTGAGTCTGAAATTTTAAAGCAAAACATAAGTGAGGGTAAATTTAAAGAGAAAATAAGAGCTAAATTTGTCTTTCTTAGCGTTGGAGAGCTTGAAAAGAGAAAGGGCAAAACAGACAAAGCTGGCATTTTAAAGGCGAGCGATTTGGCCCAAATTTTAAAGCAAAGTGGCGTAAATTCTCACTTTGAGCTTTTTAAAAATGAAACCCATGGCAGCGTCATACCTCTAAATTTAAAAGAGATTTTAAAATATCTGAAGGATTAA
- the murI gene encoding glutamate racemase: MKIGIFDSGLGGLSVLNEALSKLSEHEFLYYADVKNVPYGQKSRDEILKFSFDAVKFLVRNGAEAVVVACNTATSVAIKELRANLSVPIIGMEPAVKKAHDLSHDDALKTLVIATPVTVNGAKLKELITNLNAKDKTELLALPRLVNFAEKAEFESENVKSYLKEELAKFDLSKFDFLVLGCTHFNYFKDSLREILPPNVSIIDGNEGTIKRLISELGLKISSVNLTPNVKFFYSGDEVCEQSELEKISRNLARLEKMRAIS; this comes from the coding sequence ATGAAGATAGGTATATTTGACTCGGGACTTGGCGGACTTAGCGTCTTAAACGAAGCTTTAAGCAAGCTTAGCGAGCATGAATTTTTATATTACGCAGATGTGAAAAATGTCCCATACGGACAAAAGAGCAGGGATGAGATATTAAAATTTAGCTTTGATGCGGTGAAATTTCTTGTTAGAAATGGCGCAGAAGCTGTTGTGGTAGCGTGTAACACTGCAACAAGCGTGGCGATAAAAGAGCTTAGAGCAAATTTAAGCGTGCCGATCATCGGCATGGAGCCAGCTGTAAAAAAGGCTCACGATCTAAGCCACGATGACGCCCTAAAAACGCTTGTCATCGCCACTCCAGTCACCGTAAATGGTGCAAAACTAAAAGAGCTAATCACAAATTTAAACGCAAAAGATAAAACCGAGCTGCTAGCTCTGCCTCGCCTTGTAAATTTCGCTGAAAAGGCTGAGTTTGAGAGCGAAAACGTTAAGTCATATCTAAAAGAAGAGCTAGCTAAATTTGATCTAAGTAAATTTGACTTTTTAGTGCTTGGCTGCACGCATTTTAACTATTTTAAAGATAGCTTAAGAGAAATTTTGCCCCCAAATGTAAGCATAATAGACGGCAACGAAGGGACGATAAAGCGCCTCATAAGCGAGCTTGGACTTAAAATTTCAAGTGTAAATTTAACTCCAAATGTGAAATTTTTCTACTCAGGTGACGAGGTTTGCGAGCAAAGCGAGCTAGAGAAAATTTCAAGAAATTTAGCTAGATTAGAAAAAATGAGAGCGATCAGCTAG
- the lptB gene encoding LPS export ABC transporter ATP-binding protein — translation MHKLEVKDLKKTIKKSEIIKGISLEVNSGEVVGLLGPNGAGKTTTFYMICGLISPTSGDVFLNDEKITNVPLHKRAHLGIGYLPQESSIFKELSVEENLLLGAENLNQSKEDISKRVNEMLNMLNIEPIRLRKGVSLSGGERRRCEIARSLIIKPKFLLLDEPFAGVDPIAVSDIQSIVRDLKKLGIGVLITDHNVRETLAICDRAYVIKDGSLLASGSASEVANNKLVRTHYLGEEFKLLE, via the coding sequence GTGCATAAACTAGAAGTAAAAGATCTAAAAAAGACGATTAAAAAAAGTGAGATCATAAAAGGTATATCTTTAGAGGTAAATAGCGGCGAAGTCGTGGGGCTTCTTGGGCCAAATGGCGCTGGAAAGACGACCACTTTTTATATGATCTGTGGGCTCATCTCGCCAACTAGCGGAGATGTCTTTTTAAACGACGAAAAGATCACAAACGTCCCACTTCACAAAAGAGCGCACCTTGGTATTGGCTATTTGCCGCAAGAGTCAAGCATATTTAAAGAGCTAAGCGTAGAAGAAAATTTGCTCCTTGGGGCTGAAAATTTAAATCAAAGCAAAGAAGATATCTCTAAAAGAGTAAATGAGATGCTAAATATGCTAAATATCGAGCCTATCCGCCTAAGAAAGGGCGTCAGTCTAAGTGGTGGCGAGCGCAGACGCTGTGAGATCGCTAGAAGCCTCATCATAAAGCCAAAATTTTTGCTGCTTGATGAGCCATTTGCAGGCGTTGATCCTATCGCAGTTAGCGACATCCAAAGCATCGTTAGGGACCTTAAAAAGCTAGGTATCGGCGTTTTAATAACTGACCACAACGTCCGTGAGACGCTAGCCATTTGCGACAGAGCCTACGTCATCAAAGATGGCTCGCTGCTAGCAAGCGGCAGTGCGAGCGAAGTGGCAAACAACAAGCTCGTTAGAACGCACTATCTTGGCGAAGAATTTAAGCTACTTGAGTAG
- a CDS encoding RNA-binding S4 domain-containing protein — MRVDKFLNVVNITKRRAVSEDMCKSGVVSINGVQAKAAKDVKIGDVITIKFLAREARYEVLAIPTTKSIPKSAQSEYVKEL, encoded by the coding sequence ATGAGAGTAGATAAATTTTTAAATGTAGTAAATATCACCAAAAGGCGTGCCGTTAGCGAAGATATGTGCAAAAGCGGCGTTGTGAGCATCAACGGCGTGCAGGCAAAAGCAGCAAAAGATGTTAAGATAGGCGACGTTATCACTATCAAATTTCTAGCTCGTGAGGCGAGATACGAGGTGCTAGCGATCCCGACTACAAAAAGCATACCAAAAAGCGCTCAAAGCGAATATGTAAAAGAGCTTTGA
- a CDS encoding FtsW/RodA/SpoVE family cell cycle protein has product MAVDKVIFYLCATLIAISIIFSLSLPVFTVLFFNYDEFHFFIRQFAVGCIGIFLMWWLSRLNPDKALVWIGFGLLISCGIAMGLMHALPASMVTDSGGARRWIRLPGFSLAPVEFFKVGFVYFLAWSFTRKFSDGKRTLADEIRILWPYIGLFVVIVFLIAVMQNDLGQVVVLALTFVTMALFAGASVRLFGIGILGAAFVMTVAIVSSEHRILRIKSWWGTIQNMVLSFLPDSVANVLRVADAPEPYQISHSLNAIKHGEFFGEGLGAGIFKLGFLSEVHTDFVLAGIAEEVGVFGILCITAIFITLLYRIFRISARSENKVYHLFSLGIGLILSFSFLMNSYGITSITPIKGIAVPFLSYGGSSVLAICIGIGMVLMVSKKAKL; this is encoded by the coding sequence TTGGCAGTTGATAAGGTTATTTTCTATCTTTGCGCGACTTTGATCGCCATAAGTATCATTTTTTCACTATCCTTGCCAGTTTTTACAGTTTTATTTTTTAACTACGACGAATTTCACTTTTTCATCCGCCAGTTTGCAGTCGGTTGCATAGGAATTTTTCTCATGTGGTGGCTCTCTAGGCTAAATCCCGACAAAGCGCTCGTTTGGATAGGCTTTGGACTTCTTATCTCGTGCGGTATCGCTATGGGGCTCATGCACGCCTTGCCAGCTTCGATGGTGACTGACTCTGGAGGTGCTAGACGCTGGATCAGGCTGCCTGGCTTCTCACTTGCGCCTGTTGAGTTTTTCAAAGTCGGTTTTGTCTATTTTTTAGCATGGAGCTTTACTAGAAAATTTAGCGACGGTAAGAGGACTTTAGCAGATGAGATCAGGATACTTTGGCCTTATATTGGTCTATTTGTTGTAATTGTCTTTCTTATTGCCGTTATGCAAAACGACCTTGGTCAGGTTGTAGTTTTGGCACTTACCTTTGTGACGATGGCGCTCTTTGCAGGGGCTAGCGTTAGGCTCTTTGGTATAGGTATCTTGGGTGCTGCCTTTGTCATGACGGTGGCGATAGTTAGCTCTGAGCACAGAATTTTACGTATAAAGTCATGGTGGGGCACGATACAAAATATGGTTCTCTCTTTCTTGCCAGATAGCGTGGCAAACGTGCTTAGAGTGGCAGACGCGCCAGAGCCATATCAAATTTCTCACTCACTAAATGCAATTAAACACGGCGAGTTTTTTGGCGAGGGGCTTGGAGCTGGTATATTTAAGCTTGGCTTTTTAAGCGAGGTGCATACAGACTTTGTGCTAGCTGGCATAGCTGAGGAGGTCGGCGTTTTTGGTATTTTATGCATCACAGCGATCTTTATCACACTACTTTATAGGATATTTAGAATTTCAGCTAGGAGCGAAAACAAGGTCTATCACCTATTCTCGCTAGGCATCGGTCTTATCTTGTCGTTTTCGTTTTTGATGAATAGTTACGGCATCACATCGATCACGCCGATAAAAGGTATCGCTGTGCCATTTCTTAGCTACGGCGGCAGCTCCGTGCTTGCTATATGCATCGGCATCGGCATGGTCTTGATGGTTAGTAAAAAGGCAAAACTATGA
- the murG gene encoding undecaprenyldiphospho-muramoylpentapeptide beta-N-acetylglucosaminyltransferase has product MIVICGGGTGGHLAIARSFCEELNRRGIKPIFIGSTSGQDKFWFENDEKFAKKFFLPSSGVVNKRGLAKLKSLTNIISLALKCKQIFKENGVKAVISVGGYSAAPAAIAAIISKTPLFIHEQNAVTGKLNKILKPYAKGFFSSYDELSPCPYPVANKFFESQRTRDELKTILFLGGSQGAKAINELAINLAPYLKEKGIKIIHQCGKNALDELKKRYDELGFSEANLEIFDFSKEIEKKMSEADLAISRAGASSLWELCANALPSIFVPFPYAAGNHQFYNAKFLKDKGIAEICLQNGENLDKDEVIKMIESFDLNKSSKALKEILLPNGAKEIMDKILS; this is encoded by the coding sequence ATGATAGTTATTTGTGGTGGCGGCACTGGTGGGCATTTGGCGATCGCTAGAAGCTTTTGTGAGGAGCTAAATAGACGAGGCATAAAGCCTATTTTTATCGGTTCAACTAGCGGTCAGGACAAATTTTGGTTTGAAAATGATGAGAAATTTGCAAAAAAATTCTTCTTACCAAGCAGTGGTGTCGTAAATAAAAGAGGCCTTGCCAAGCTAAAATCACTAACAAACATCATAAGCCTAGCGCTAAAATGCAAGCAAATTTTTAAAGAAAATGGCGTTAAAGCAGTCATCAGCGTGGGAGGCTACTCAGCAGCGCCAGCAGCCATAGCGGCCATCATCTCTAAAACACCGCTTTTCATCCACGAGCAAAATGCCGTAACTGGCAAGCTAAATAAAATTTTAAAGCCATACGCAAAGGGCTTTTTTAGCTCTTATGATGAGCTCTCGCCCTGCCCTTATCCTGTGGCAAATAAATTTTTTGAAAGCCAAAGAACAAGAGATGAGCTAAAAACGATACTATTTTTAGGTGGCTCACAAGGTGCAAAAGCTATAAATGAGCTAGCTATAAATTTAGCCCCATATCTTAAAGAAAAAGGGATAAAAATCATTCATCAATGCGGCAAAAATGCCCTTGATGAGCTTAAAAAAAGATATGATGAGCTTGGCTTTAGCGAGGCAAATTTAGAAATTTTTGACTTTAGCAAAGAGATAGAAAAGAAGATGAGTGAGGCTGATCTTGCCATATCAAGAGCTGGAGCTAGCTCGCTTTGGGAGCTTTGCGCAAACGCCCTACCATCTATCTTTGTGCCATTTCCTTATGCCGCTGGCAATCACCAGTTTTATAACGCTAAATTTCTAAAAGATAAAGGCATAGCCGAAATTTGCCTGCAAAATGGCGAAAATTTAGACAAAGACGAAGTCATAAAAATGATCGAGAGCTTTGATCTAAACAAAAGCAGCAAAGCACTAAAAGAAATCCTTTTGCCAAACGGAGCAAAAGAGATAATGGATAAAATTTTAAGCTAG
- a CDS encoding imidazole glycerol phosphate synthase produces MDFNEIDKLINTLKKNLEVIENNGVVEPETKIDALTFNKNVEEIKKRLYSTTDEGSFFKNVFNTEDYYENISSYLEQTNKSLYYKIEKAGVSLKTNQNLQESLTNISNIMQILVAEYQIQNKKKKKSIFSRSGDTAMIRGLLAELMELQNRMNKILHLDSQIVSNVVLENFKTIYTFFYNCIRVAKQRGDELLLVEIAGITDRIIEMIRPVLSGKSLKTNELIYHYLIYELRELKAYAIGEDLA; encoded by the coding sequence ATGGATTTTAATGAGATTGATAAGCTGATAAATACGCTTAAGAAAAACTTGGAAGTTATCGAAAACAACGGCGTTGTCGAGCCTGAGACAAAGATCGATGCGCTTACTTTTAATAAAAATGTCGAAGAGATCAAAAAAAGACTTTACAGCACAACAGACGAGGGCAGTTTTTTTAAAAATGTCTTTAACACTGAAGATTACTACGAAAACATTAGCTCATACCTCGAGCAGACAAACAAAAGCCTATACTACAAGATAGAAAAAGCCGGAGTGAGCCTAAAGACTAATCAAAACCTACAAGAGAGCCTGACAAACATCTCAAACATCATGCAAATTTTAGTCGCTGAATATCAGATACAAAATAAAAAAAAGAAGAAGAGTATCTTCTCAAGAAGTGGCGATACAGCGATGATAAGAGGGCTACTTGCCGAGCTAATGGAACTGCAAAATAGGATGAATAAAATTTTACATCTCGACTCTCAAATCGTCTCAAATGTCGTTTTGGAAAATTTTAAAACTATCTACACATTTTTTTATAACTGCATAAGAGTGGCAAAACAAAGGGGTGATGAGCTACTTTTGGTTGAGATCGCAGGTATCACAGATAGGATCATTGAGATGATAAGACCTGTGCTTTCAGGCAAGAGCCTAAAGACAAACGAGCTTATCTATCACTACCTCATTTACGAGCTACGAGAGCTAAAAGCCTACGCCATAGGCGAGGATCTAGCTTAA
- a CDS encoding TonB-dependent receptor domain-containing protein, producing the protein MNRSKFIAICLSACVANSLYAVEKENNETKLDGVVVSASGFSQQIKEAPASISVISGDELTKDSFTSLHSIAQKVPGVNVVGGEDGPASGISIRGMESSQTLVLIDGKRVNSSSANPKGGAGDMNSNFIPPAEAIERIEVIRGPMSSLYGSDAVGGVINIITKKDFSKFSGNVGLSTLINTHKGIGDGRQVDFYLNLPLYKELFALQLWGYKKLRDEDNYKGGYQKSDKRNLSAKLWITPDEHNKFFILGSNERHDYSRTVGKSATTRTNRLLNAYDYEKKSYGVGYLGEFDSLNADLSYIYDETQRTSLFDKFIPAKAKNHNFNSKFTTFFGAHTLTFGYDFSKQNVGTTFIVSNASRNGLKDPKTYSMSEHAGFIEDEWQILDEKLFLTLGSRLTHNEFFGNHLSPRAYLVYNATDTLSLKGGVATGYKTPNVNQISPEVGTIQKAWSIVDFGNKDLKPEKSTTYEVGAYYDNQADFRGSVTLFRNEFKDKILDTDGSKRVNGIPAFGTCTNAPDVTCPGWGTYFNIEGATVWGVELSGDYDILSNLNFSSNYTYNKSKIKTGNPTINTPNGPMKFSQTGLNRLDGKSLTATPEHTFHATLTYKPVKSVKTFFGANYESKLTSVNFGAGNSVRENTKDLLTFDTGVSWDANKHLTLSLNAYNIFDKVRYDEALVGDTYYFYPQEGRRFWFKVAAKW; encoded by the coding sequence GTGAATAGATCAAAATTTATCGCCATTTGCCTTAGCGCTTGTGTGGCAAATTCTCTCTATGCAGTAGAGAAAGAGAACAACGAAACTAAGCTAGATGGCGTCGTAGTAAGTGCGAGTGGCTTTTCGCAGCAGATCAAAGAAGCCCCTGCAAGCATCAGCGTGATAAGTGGTGATGAGCTAACAAAAGATAGCTTTACCTCACTTCATTCAATCGCGCAAAAGGTACCAGGCGTAAATGTCGTTGGCGGCGAGGATGGTCCAGCTAGTGGCATCTCGATACGCGGCATGGAAAGCTCTCAAACGCTAGTTTTGATAGATGGCAAAAGGGTAAATTCTAGCAGCGCAAATCCAAAGGGCGGAGCAGGGGATATGAACTCAAATTTCATCCCACCAGCCGAGGCGATCGAGCGTATAGAGGTCATCCGTGGGCCGATGAGCTCGCTTTATGGCAGTGATGCAGTCGGCGGCGTCATCAACATCATCACCAAAAAAGACTTTTCAAAATTTAGTGGCAACGTCGGCCTCTCAACACTTATCAACACTCACAAAGGCATAGGCGATGGCAGGCAAGTGGATTTTTATCTAAATTTGCCACTTTACAAAGAGCTTTTTGCGCTTCAGCTTTGGGGATACAAAAAGCTAAGAGATGAGGATAATTACAAAGGTGGCTATCAAAAGAGCGATAAGAGAAATTTAAGCGCAAAACTTTGGATCACACCAGATGAGCACAATAAATTTTTTATCCTTGGCTCAAATGAAAGGCATGATTACTCAAGAACTGTTGGAAAGTCAGCCACTACTAGAACAAACAGACTTCTAAACGCCTATGACTATGAGAAAAAGAGCTATGGCGTGGGCTATCTTGGCGAATTTGATAGCCTAAATGCCGATCTTAGCTACATTTATGATGAGACCCAAAGAACGAGCCTTTTTGACAAATTTATACCAGCAAAAGCTAAAAATCACAACTTTAACTCAAAATTTACAACGTTTTTTGGCGCACACACTCTAACTTTTGGCTATGACTTTAGCAAGCAAAATGTAGGCACAACCTTCATCGTCTCAAACGCTTCAAGAAACGGCTTAAAAGATCCAAAGACCTACTCGATGAGCGAGCATGCGGGATTTATCGAAGATGAGTGGCAAATTTTAGATGAGAAGCTCTTTTTAACGCTTGGCTCAAGGCTCACACACAACGAATTTTTTGGCAACCACCTCTCGCCAAGAGCCTATCTAGTCTATAACGCCACAGATACGCTAAGCTTAAAAGGCGGCGTAGCGACTGGCTATAAAACACCTAATGTCAATCAAATTTCTCCTGAAGTAGGCACTATTCAAAAGGCTTGGAGTATAGTTGATTTTGGCAACAAGGACCTAAAGCCAGAAAAGAGCACGACTTATGAAGTTGGGGCGTATTATGACAATCAGGCTGATTTTAGAGGCTCGGTAACGCTTTTTAGAAATGAATTTAAAGATAAGATCCTAGACACTGATGGCAGTAAAAGAGTAAATGGAATTCCAGCCTTTGGCACTTGCACAAATGCACCAGATGTTACTTGCCCTGGTTGGGGAACCTACTTTAACATAGAAGGTGCGACCGTTTGGGGCGTAGAGCTAAGTGGCGACTATGACATCCTTTCAAATCTAAATTTCAGCTCAAACTACACCTATAACAAATCAAAGATCAAAACTGGCAATCCAACGATAAATACGCCAAATGGCCCTATGAAATTTAGCCAAACTGGGCTTAACAGACTTGATGGCAAAAGCCTAACAGCAACGCCAGAGCACACATTTCACGCCACGCTTACATATAAGCCTGTAAAAAGCGTCAAGACATTTTTTGGTGCAAACTACGAGAGCAAGCTAACAAGCGTAAATTTTGGTGCTGGTAATAGTGTAAGAGAGAACACAAAAGACCTACTCACCTTCGATACAGGCGTCAGCTGGGACGCAAACAAGCACCTAACGCTTAGCCTAAATGCCTACAACATCTTTGATAAAGTAAGATACGATGAGGCGCTTGTGGGCGATACATACTACTTTTATCCGCAAGAGGGCAGGAGATTTTGGTTTAAGGTCGCTGCAAAATGGTAA
- a CDS encoding RNA polymerase factor sigma-54 has product MLRQKQTLAPKIKLNQTLRSWLPILQSGLDELKETLEPFIKENPFATIEHKNLEKSEKRRNFFEQVSRNSVSESIEALSIYKESLYEKLVSQINPPLFPTQKSQDIAYKIIECLDDEGYFSYDDEIFADFCESEVERVRARFAYLEPCGVGAKDVKESFLFQLSEAEASEEIIECAKKIILNFENIEKLRKLKFYDDALKIIKKFKNPPAIEYLEDEKEAVPDIFVLSTSSGISVQINDDYYPEISIDTEGLDEKEAFVSSRIKEASELIDALEMRKATLYKIGLMIVEYQYDYFLGGDIKPMKLKDLADELGRNPSTISRAIANKYLSSPRGTVALKNFFATGFDEETSNAAIKEFLLELIKNEDHKKPLSDLKIQELIQAKFNIQIVRRTITKYRKILNIGSSSQRKKIYQING; this is encoded by the coding sequence ATGCTAAGGCAAAAGCAAACTTTAGCGCCAAAGATCAAACTAAACCAAACGCTAAGAAGCTGGCTTCCTATCCTTCAAAGCGGGCTTGATGAGCTAAAAGAGACGCTTGAGCCTTTTATAAAAGAGAACCCATTTGCCACGATCGAACATAAAAATTTAGAAAAAAGCGAAAAAAGGCGAAATTTTTTCGAGCAGGTTAGTAGAAATTCTGTTAGCGAGAGTATCGAGGCTTTAAGCATATATAAAGAAAGCCTCTATGAAAAGCTCGTTAGCCAGATAAATCCACCACTTTTTCCCACGCAAAAGTCCCAAGATATCGCATATAAGATCATTGAGTGTTTAGACGATGAGGGATATTTTTCTTATGATGATGAAATTTTTGCTGATTTTTGCGAGAGCGAGGTGGAGCGAGTTAGGGCGAGATTTGCCTACCTTGAGCCCTGTGGCGTGGGCGCAAAGGATGTTAAAGAGAGCTTTTTGTTTCAGCTAAGCGAGGCAGAGGCTAGCGAAGAGATCATAGAGTGCGCGAAAAAGATCATCTTAAATTTTGAAAATATAGAGAAGCTTAGAAAGCTTAAATTCTATGACGACGCGCTAAAGATCATAAAGAAATTTAAAAATCCCCCAGCCATTGAGTATCTTGAAGATGAAAAAGAGGCGGTGCCTGACATCTTCGTGCTAAGCACAAGTAGTGGCATAAGCGTGCAGATAAATGACGACTATTATCCTGAAATTTCTATCGACACTGAGGGGCTAGACGAGAAAGAGGCCTTTGTAAGCTCGCGCATAAAAGAGGCAAGCGAGCTCATAGACGCCCTTGAGATGAGAAAGGCGACACTTTATAAGATAGGGCTCATGATAGTTGAGTATCAGTATGACTACTTTTTGGGTGGTGACATAAAGCCTATGAAGCTAAAAGACCTAGCTGACGAGCTTGGACGCAACCCTTCAACCATCTCAAGAGCGATCGCGAACAAATATCTAAGCTCCCCACGAGGCACGGTAGCGCTTAAAAATTTCTTCGCAACTGGCTTTGACGAAGAGACTTCAAACGCTGCGATAAAGGAATTTTTGCTAGAGCTTATCAAAAATGAAGATCACAAAAAGCCACTTTCTGATCTAAAAATCCAAGAGCTAATCCAAGCTAAATTTAACATCCAAATCGTTCGCCGAACTATCACCAAATACCGCAAAATCCTAAACATCGGCAGCTCAAGCCAACGAAAAAAGATCTATCAGATAAACGGTTAG
- a CDS encoding DedA family protein yields MLHDIIDFIVSSVSSWGYAGIFVMMFLESSFFPFPSEVAMIPAGYLAHKGEMNLALAFISGTLGSLLGAIFNYYLCYFFGREIVLKYGKFVGITHEKMDKFEAFFNKHGEISTFNSRLIPGIRQYISLPAGLAKMNIFRFCLFTTLGAGIWCAVLLGVGYFLGSNPDKQTLLAITIALLAVVAIISAIYILKQRKK; encoded by the coding sequence ATGCTACATGACATTATTGATTTTATAGTCTCAAGCGTGAGCAGCTGGGGCTATGCTGGCATATTTGTAATGATGTTTTTAGAGAGCTCATTTTTTCCATTTCCAAGCGAAGTGGCGATGATACCAGCTGGATATCTAGCTCACAAAGGCGAGATGAACTTAGCGCTTGCTTTTATCTCAGGCACGCTTGGTAGCCTTCTTGGAGCCATTTTTAACTACTATCTTTGCTACTTTTTTGGACGCGAGATCGTCTTAAAATACGGCAAATTTGTTGGCATCACTCACGAAAAAATGGATAAATTTGAAGCATTTTTCAATAAACATGGCGAAATTTCAACATTTAACTCACGCCTCATCCCAGGAATTCGCCAGTATATCAGCCTGCCAGCTGGGCTTGCTAAGATGAACATTTTTAGATTTTGCCTATTTACCACGCTTGGCGCTGGGATTTGGTGTGCGGTTTTGCTTGGAGTTGGCTACTTTCTAGGCTCAAATCCTGATAAACAGACACTTCTAGCGATTACGATCGCTCTTTTGGCGGTGGTTGCGATAATAAGTGCTATCTATATATTAAAGCAAAGAAAAAAATAA
- the tsaE gene encoding tRNA (adenosine(37)-N6)-threonylcarbamoyltransferase complex ATPase subunit type 1 TsaE yields the protein MVFELLENELDRLVRVLPKSGVVLLSGDLASGKTTLVKAIIKAHGIDESVTSPTFSLMQIYGKDIYHYDIYQIGFDGMAKNGLFENLFEEGLHLVEWGDENLEKALKKNGESYTLVKISPSKNGRKYEVISA from the coding sequence ATGGTTTTTGAGCTTTTAGAAAATGAGCTTGATCGGCTTGTGAGAGTGCTGCCAAAAAGTGGCGTGGTGCTACTAAGCGGCGATCTAGCAAGTGGCAAAACGACACTTGTAAAGGCGATCATCAAGGCTCATGGCATAGATGAGAGCGTGACGTCGCCTACGTTTTCTTTGATGCAAATTTATGGTAAAGATATCTACCACTACGACATTTACCAGATCGGATTTGACGGGATGGCAAAAAACGGCCTTTTTGAAAATTTGTTTGAAGAGGGGCTTCATCTAGTAGAGTGGGGCGATGAAAATTTAGAAAAAGCTCTAAAGAAAAACGGCGAGAGCTATACATTAGTAAAAATTTCTCCTAGCAAAAATGGCAGAAAATACGAGGTTATAAGTGCATAA